The proteins below are encoded in one region of Segatella copri:
- a CDS encoding acetylornithine carbamoyltransferase has protein sequence MKTFFNVEDLGDLKAALAEAQEVKANRFGYQELGKNKTLLMIFFNNSLRTRLSTQKAAMNLGMNVIVLDVNAGAWKLETERGVIMDGDKSEHLLEAIPVMGSFCDLIGVRSFAGLKDRDYDYAETIVNQFVKYSGRPVFAMETATVHPLQAFADLITIEEHKKVARPKVVLTWAPHCRALPQAVPNSFAQWMNAADVDFVVTHPEGYELDPKFVGNAKVEYDQKKALEGADFVYAKNWSCPGVKDPAQYGEILSKDMSWTIDEEHMSWTNDGCFMHCLPVRRGLIVTDDVIESKNSLVIPEAANREISAEVVIKRMLESL, from the coding sequence ATGAAGACATTCTTTAATGTTGAAGACCTTGGCGACCTGAAAGCAGCACTCGCCGAGGCACAGGAAGTGAAAGCAAACCGTTTCGGTTATCAGGAGTTGGGCAAGAACAAGACCTTGCTGATGATATTCTTCAATAACAGTCTCCGTACCCGACTGAGTACACAGAAGGCCGCGATGAACCTGGGCATGAATGTTATCGTACTCGATGTGAATGCCGGTGCATGGAAACTGGAGACAGAGCGTGGCGTTATCATGGATGGCGACAAGAGCGAGCACCTGCTGGAGGCTATCCCTGTGATGGGTAGCTTCTGCGACCTTATCGGTGTTCGTAGCTTTGCCGGTTTGAAAGACCGTGACTACGATTATGCCGAAACCATCGTAAACCAGTTTGTAAAGTACAGTGGCCGCCCAGTCTTCGCTATGGAGACAGCTACCGTTCACCCTCTCCAGGCATTCGCCGACCTCATCACCATTGAGGAGCATAAGAAGGTGGCTCGTCCTAAGGTAGTCCTGACCTGGGCTCCTCATTGCCGTGCCCTGCCACAGGCTGTGCCAAACTCATTCGCCCAGTGGATGAACGCAGCCGATGTAGATTTCGTGGTTACTCATCCAGAGGGCTATGAGCTTGACCCTAAGTTCGTAGGCAATGCCAAGGTGGAGTACGACCAGAAGAAGGCGCTAGAAGGTGCAGACTTCGTTTATGCCAAGAACTGGAGCTGTCCGGGCGTGAAAGACCCAGCACAGTATGGCGAAATCCTAAGCAAGGATATGAGCTGGACCATCGACGAGGAGCACATGAGCTGGACCAACGATGGTTGCTTCATGCATTGTCTGCCAGTTCGCCGTGGCTTGATTGTAACCGATGATGTCATTGAAAGCAAGAACAGCCTGGTGATTCCAGAGGCAGCCAACCGTGAGATTTCAGCCGAGGTTGTCATCAAGCGTATGCTCGAATCACTCTAA
- a CDS encoding D-alanine--D-alanine ligase yields MENSKRTIAIVCGGDSSEHDVSLRSGQGLYSFFDKERYNIYLVDVKGTDWHVALDNGETIEIDKNDFSFVMNGKHVYFDYAYITIHGQPGENGVMQGYFDLIHLPYSTSGVLVEAMTFDKYVLNNYLRGFGINVADSILLRRGEAYDEEEIAKRIGMPCFVKPAADGSSFGVSKVKNADQLAPALRVAFMESNEVMIEGFLDGTEISQGIYKTAEKTVVLPATEVVTTNEFFDYDAKYNGQVQEITPARLSPETAEEVAKTTSRIYDILHANGIIRIDYIISKDKDGKDKVNMLEINTTPGMTVTSFIPQQVRAAGLDIKDVLSEIVENQF; encoded by the coding sequence ATGGAAAATAGCAAGAGAACGATAGCCATCGTATGTGGTGGTGATTCTTCTGAGCACGACGTATCATTGCGCTCAGGACAGGGTTTGTACTCTTTCTTTGATAAAGAGCGCTACAATATTTATCTCGTCGATGTGAAGGGCACCGACTGGCATGTCGCTTTGGATAATGGTGAGACTATCGAGATTGACAAGAACGATTTTTCTTTCGTTATGAACGGCAAGCATGTCTATTTCGATTATGCTTATATCACCATCCACGGACAGCCTGGTGAGAATGGTGTGATGCAGGGCTACTTTGACCTCATCCATCTGCCATACTCTACAAGCGGTGTTCTGGTAGAGGCAATGACTTTTGATAAGTATGTGCTCAATAATTATCTGCGCGGTTTCGGTATAAACGTAGCAGACAGTATCTTGCTCCGTCGCGGTGAAGCTTATGATGAAGAAGAGATTGCCAAGCGTATCGGTATGCCTTGTTTCGTAAAGCCTGCTGCTGACGGCAGTAGCTTTGGTGTGAGCAAGGTGAAGAATGCTGACCAGCTGGCTCCAGCCCTCCGTGTGGCTTTCATGGAGAGCAATGAGGTAATGATCGAGGGCTTCCTTGATGGAACAGAGATTTCACAGGGTATCTACAAGACAGCAGAGAAGACTGTTGTACTGCCAGCTACAGAGGTGGTTACCACCAACGAGTTCTTCGATTACGATGCCAAGTATAACGGTCAGGTACAGGAAATCACTCCAGCCCGTCTCTCTCCAGAGACCGCAGAAGAGGTAGCCAAGACCACATCCCGCATCTACGACATTCTTCATGCCAACGGTATCATCCGTATCGACTATATCATCTCTAAGGATAAGGATGGTAAAGACAAGGTGAACATGCTGGAGATCAATACCACTCCAGGTATGACCGTTACCAGTTTCATTCCTCAGCAGGTTCGTGCAGCAGGTCTTGATATCAAGGATGTGCTCAGCGAAATCGTGGAGAATCAGTTCTAG
- a CDS encoding PDDEXK nuclease domain-containing protein, translating into MKQMEHSYKGEEKFLVNDLKTIVSKARSKAFAAVNYSLVERNWRIGKRIVEEEQNGEARAEYGKHIIEVASAALTEEFGKGFSVTTLRVFRRFYLKFSNLQIQRTVSVEFKASIQQTPSEELSNNLQHVQKAGIHLLPWSHYELLIRIEDKQARDWYAKEAFEQGWSYRTLNRNINTLYYERLLMSKDKAPVEKEMKEKTNEFQQDKLEYIKSPVVMEFLGLPSDSSLKESKLESAIIDNLEKFLMEMGKGYALVARQQHIRTEENDYYIDLVFYNYLIKSFILVDLKVNRITYQDVGQMDMYLQMYDKMKKGPDDNPTIGIILCAETDSDVARYSTLAKNDQMFAAKYKLYLPDKEDLRREIERQKELYLMTHPEENEKE; encoded by the coding sequence ATGAAGCAGATGGAGCACTCATATAAAGGAGAAGAGAAGTTTCTCGTAAATGATTTGAAGACAATAGTCAGCAAAGCAAGAAGCAAAGCTTTCGCTGCCGTCAATTATTCTCTGGTAGAAAGAAACTGGAGAATAGGGAAACGTATTGTAGAAGAGGAGCAGAACGGAGAAGCAAGGGCTGAGTATGGAAAGCATATTATTGAGGTGGCATCCGCTGCACTTACAGAGGAATTTGGGAAAGGGTTCTCTGTAACTACCCTAAGGGTTTTCAGACGTTTTTACCTAAAATTCAGTAACTTACAAATTCAACGGACAGTGTCCGTCGAATTCAAAGCCTCAATTCAACAAACACCGTCTGAAGAATTGAGCAATAACCTCCAGCATGTACAAAAAGCAGGTATCCACCTACTACCTTGGTCGCATTACGAACTGCTTATTCGCATAGAAGACAAGCAGGCTAGGGATTGGTATGCAAAGGAGGCTTTCGAGCAAGGTTGGAGTTACCGTACGTTGAACCGTAACATCAATACCTTGTACTATGAGCGCCTCCTTATGTCAAAAGACAAAGCACCTGTAGAGAAAGAGATGAAAGAGAAAACAAATGAATTCCAGCAAGATAAACTGGAATACATCAAATCTCCTGTAGTCATGGAGTTTTTGGGATTACCTTCCGACTCTTCTCTCAAAGAATCGAAATTGGAATCTGCCATCATAGATAATTTAGAGAAGTTCTTGATGGAAATGGGGAAAGGCTATGCCCTTGTAGCTCGCCAGCAACATATCCGAACGGAAGAGAACGACTACTACATCGACTTGGTATTCTATAATTATCTTATTAAGAGTTTTATCCTTGTAGATTTAAAGGTCAACCGCATCACCTATCAGGATGTCGGTCAAATGGACATGTACTTGCAGATGTATGACAAGATGAAGAAAGGACCAGACGACAATCCTACTATCGGAATCATCCTCTGTGCCGAAACCGATTCGGATGTAGCCCGATACTCCACTCTTGCCAAGAACGACCAGATGTTCGCTGCAAAATACAAGCTTTACCTGCCAGACAAGGAAGACTTGAGAAGAGAAATCGAACGACAGAAGGAACTGTATCTAATGACTCACCCTGAAGAAAACGAAAAAGAGTAA
- a CDS encoding DUF6057 family protein, whose amino-acid sequence MSEQQTSQSSFGIYSLYALGAIACFVFFQFFYPYHLFYQEQNQLFLSSWDYLTTYLDKPGWLACLAGDFLTQFYYFRYAGPIILTLCILITGHNVKCAVRDADIQGKKTAHIVAFIMMILLVCFSFHYDYRLCSILAIAGGASVFRVSTKLLTSTRMFLKKIEKMDDNPSAAAGLGTAHWVTAFSIIVSVFVCHWFFGNGVWIYGALVFTGCLSHIKKVGTYYRLAALVIPFFLLMLTKRLYFCDFQTLYTYPGFGKLVKPQMDLEKTFAVDCEYYFGNYNKVINIVEKTENPDQYMKFYYNLVMAQNGYLPDNLLRFQSNNLGTFDKLGPDTPTLTIKTLNELYWVLGDMTFCERATMLANVCSPNNRNIRMVKRLAEINLVKGDYAATRKYLRILQKTFVWSRWANRAFSSLGRKATTDEKALLQQYIEKRPFINRKDTLRLNENCHTIMCELAESNPNNKIAIDYMLCSDLLLKDMKTFKRDYDTYYLKLKNVSYERLYQEALMIYLAGTKAKPEEWAKYIKRQDVLQRFHQYNEERGNQAFSDTYWYYFDKAEVPKLNIN is encoded by the coding sequence ATGAGTGAACAGCAAACAAGCCAGTCTAGTTTTGGCATATATTCGTTATATGCATTGGGAGCCATCGCATGCTTTGTGTTCTTCCAATTTTTCTATCCCTACCATCTGTTTTATCAGGAGCAGAATCAACTGTTTCTGTCATCATGGGATTATCTGACTACTTATCTGGACAAACCGGGATGGCTGGCCTGTCTGGCTGGCGATTTCCTGACCCAGTTTTATTATTTCCGCTATGCCGGTCCTATCATCCTTACCCTCTGTATTCTTATTACGGGACATAATGTAAAATGCGCAGTAAGAGATGCAGACATCCAAGGGAAAAAGACGGCACATATCGTAGCCTTCATCATGATGATCCTATTGGTATGTTTCAGTTTTCACTACGACTACCGGCTTTGCAGCATTCTGGCAATAGCAGGTGGTGCCAGTGTGTTCCGTGTCAGCACCAAGCTGCTCACTTCCACCCGAATGTTTCTCAAGAAGATAGAGAAGATGGACGACAATCCTTCTGCCGCAGCAGGTTTGGGAACAGCGCATTGGGTTACCGCCTTCAGCATCATTGTTTCCGTATTCGTATGCCACTGGTTCTTTGGAAATGGAGTATGGATCTACGGAGCGCTGGTATTTACAGGATGTCTTTCCCACATCAAGAAAGTGGGAACCTACTATCGCCTGGCTGCCCTCGTGATTCCTTTCTTCCTGCTGATGCTGACCAAGCGACTCTACTTCTGCGACTTCCAAACCCTTTATACCTATCCGGGTTTCGGAAAACTGGTAAAACCGCAAATGGATCTGGAGAAAACATTCGCAGTAGACTGTGAATATTACTTCGGTAATTATAATAAGGTTATCAACATCGTAGAAAAGACGGAAAATCCAGACCAATACATGAAGTTCTACTATAACCTCGTGATGGCGCAAAACGGATATCTTCCAGACAACCTGCTGAGATTCCAGAGCAACAACCTGGGTACATTCGATAAACTGGGACCAGACACCCCAACCCTCACCATCAAGACCCTGAACGAACTGTATTGGGTTCTGGGCGACATGACTTTCTGCGAACGTGCCACAATGCTTGCCAATGTCTGCTCTCCGAACAACCGGAATATCAGAATGGTAAAGCGACTTGCCGAAATCAATCTGGTAAAAGGCGACTACGCAGCAACCCGCAAATATCTCCGTATCCTGCAAAAAACCTTCGTATGGAGCAGATGGGCAAACCGTGCCTTCTCATCACTTGGCAGAAAAGCAACAACCGATGAAAAAGCTCTCCTGCAGCAATACATCGAAAAGCGCCCGTTCATCAACCGGAAGGATACGCTACGACTAAACGAGAATTGCCACACCATCATGTGCGAACTGGCAGAAAGTAATCCAAACAACAAAATCGCCATCGACTACATGCTCTGCAGCGATCTCCTCCTAAAAGACATGAAAACCTTCAAGCGGGATTATGATACTTATTATCTCAAACTGAAAAACGTTTCCTACGAACGCCTGTACCAGGAGGCTCTCATGATTTATCTGGCAGGAACCAAGGCAAAGCCGGAAGAATGGGCAAAATATATCAAGCGTCAAGATGTTCTGCAGCGTTTCCATCAGTATAATGAAGAACGGGGCAACCAGGCATTCAGCGATACCTACTGGTATTACTTCGACAAGGCAGAGGTGCCTAAGTTGAACATCAACTAA
- a CDS encoding glutamate-5-semialdehyde dehydrogenase, with protein MELKETFQKVKAASKTLGLLTDEQRNEILQAVADAIIAETPALLKANAEDLAKMDKANPLYDRLQLTEQRLQDIASDMRHVSTLPSPLGRVLKDKTLENGLHLQRVAVPFGVIGMIYEARPNVTYDVFSLCFKSGNACVLKGGKDANASNSAGVELIHRVLITFGIDPNVVTLLPATHEATGEMLNAVGYIDLCIPRGGKKLINFVRDTAKVPVIETGAGVVHCYFDKDGDLEMGKRIITNAKCRRVSVCNALDCLLIHENRLSDLPALCEGLAEKQTKIHADAKAYEVLKGHYPDTLLYKAEESEAKMKEADANVKSIWNTEWLSMQMGIKTVASEDEALDHIATYGSGHSESIVSNDEAAQKKFQAMVDAACVYVNAPTSFTDGAQFGLGAEIGISTQKLGARGPMALEEITTYKWLITGQGQTRA; from the coding sequence ATGGAACTGAAAGAGACTTTCCAAAAAGTGAAGGCAGCTAGCAAAACACTTGGTTTGCTAACTGATGAACAACGTAATGAAATCCTGCAGGCGGTGGCTGATGCCATCATCGCAGAAACTCCTGCGCTTCTCAAAGCGAATGCAGAAGACTTGGCGAAGATGGACAAGGCGAACCCGCTCTACGACCGATTGCAACTCACAGAGCAGCGACTCCAGGATATTGCTTCGGATATGAGACACGTAAGTACCCTGCCCTCACCGCTCGGAAGAGTTCTCAAAGACAAAACACTCGAAAATGGTTTGCATCTGCAGCGAGTTGCCGTTCCATTCGGAGTTATCGGCATGATTTACGAGGCTCGTCCTAATGTAACCTACGATGTTTTCTCACTCTGTTTCAAGAGCGGAAATGCGTGCGTACTGAAAGGAGGAAAGGATGCAAACGCCTCAAACTCAGCGGGTGTCGAACTTATCCACAGGGTGTTGATAACTTTTGGTATTGATCCGAATGTTGTTACACTGCTCCCTGCTACCCATGAAGCTACCGGCGAAATGCTGAATGCCGTGGGCTATATCGACCTCTGCATTCCTCGTGGAGGAAAGAAGCTTATCAACTTCGTCCGTGATACTGCCAAAGTGCCGGTTATCGAAACCGGAGCCGGTGTGGTACACTGTTACTTCGACAAGGATGGCGACCTGGAGATGGGCAAGCGCATCATCACCAATGCCAAGTGCCGAAGAGTGAGCGTATGCAATGCGCTCGACTGTCTGCTGATTCACGAAAACAGATTAAGCGACCTCCCTGCCCTCTGTGAAGGACTCGCCGAGAAGCAAACCAAGATTCATGCTGATGCTAAGGCTTACGAAGTTTTAAAGGGACACTATCCAGACACCTTATTATATAAGGCAGAGGAAAGCGAAGCGAAGATGAAGGAGGCTGATGCCAACGTGAAGAGCATCTGGAACACAGAATGGCTCAGCATGCAGATGGGTATCAAGACCGTAGCTTCAGAAGATGAAGCACTCGACCATATCGCCACTTACGGAAGCGGACACAGCGAGAGCATTGTTTCCAATGATGAAGCTGCCCAGAAGAAGTTCCAGGCGATGGTAGATGCAGCCTGCGTTTATGTAAACGCTCCTACCAGCTTCACCGATGGCGCACAGTTCGGATTGGGCGCAGAGATTGGCATCAGTACCCAGAAGCTCGGAGCCCGCGGACCAATGGCACTCGAAGAGATTACCACCTACAAGTGGTTGATTACTGGCCAGGGACAGACAAGAGCCTAA
- a CDS encoding Rid family hydrolase, which produces MDKYIILSPEAKGTFNDRLNFLYLKLGNYLDTEKLGNRTLQYCKVFLSDAQNQIREFEESLLYQEYLKDTHLTVVEQPPLNGSKISLLIKTTDDKTPILFHSLRLTEEEAKGKDSYEQTRMLFDKYLQLIAGTDMTMERNLVRTWIYVTHIDVNYQGVVEARNDVFDQQGLTAETHYIASTGIGGATSVRHASVAIDFLTVPSIREEDKQYLQALNHLNPTHEYGVAFERGTSLSLPQKKQYFISGTASIDKDGAVVYEGDIIRQTGRLLENIGALLKDGDAMMNDIQYFIIYLRDISDYHTVEQLMNQFYPQIPHIIVEARVCRPGWLIEMECIAEKQEQK; this is translated from the coding sequence ATGGACAAATACATAATACTATCACCAGAAGCCAAGGGGACGTTCAACGACCGCTTGAATTTTCTGTATCTGAAACTAGGTAACTATCTCGACACCGAGAAACTGGGAAATCGTACTTTGCAATATTGCAAAGTATTCCTCAGCGACGCCCAGAACCAGATAAGAGAGTTTGAGGAATCACTCCTTTATCAGGAGTATCTTAAGGATACCCATCTTACGGTTGTGGAGCAACCTCCGCTCAACGGGAGCAAGATTTCACTTCTTATCAAGACCACAGACGATAAGACCCCAATCCTGTTCCACAGTCTCCGACTGACAGAGGAAGAAGCGAAGGGAAAGGATTCATACGAACAGACCCGAATGCTATTCGACAAATACCTGCAACTTATCGCCGGTACAGATATGACGATGGAGCGCAACCTGGTAAGAACATGGATATACGTAACTCATATCGATGTAAACTATCAGGGAGTAGTAGAAGCGCGCAATGATGTTTTCGACCAGCAAGGTCTGACGGCAGAAACCCATTATATAGCCAGTACGGGCATCGGCGGAGCAACATCCGTACGTCATGCATCTGTAGCTATCGACTTTCTGACCGTTCCCAGTATCAGGGAAGAAGACAAGCAATATCTCCAGGCACTCAACCATCTGAATCCTACTCACGAATACGGAGTAGCCTTTGAACGGGGAACCAGCCTTTCTCTGCCTCAGAAGAAACAATATTTCATATCAGGAACAGCCAGCATAGATAAAGATGGAGCAGTTGTATACGAAGGCGATATTATAAGACAAACCGGCAGATTGCTCGAGAACATCGGTGCTTTATTGAAGGATGGCGATGCGATGATGAACGATATCCAATACTTTATCATCTACCTGCGCGACATCTCAGACTATCATACCGTAGAGCAACTGATGAATCAGTTTTATCCTCAGATACCACATATCATCGTAGAGGCAAGAGTATGCAGACCGGGCTGGCTGATAGAAATGGAATGCATTGCAGAAAAACAAGAACAGAAATAA
- a CDS encoding RluA family pseudouridine synthase: MEEGTAASGEGGDELYEHWKVQVDANQDPVRIDKYLADKMAYQSRNRIQQAADAGFIHVNGKPVKSNYKVRPNDLVTLMLDRPRHETSIKPEEIAINVVYEDDQLMVVNKEAGMVVHPGAGNFHGTLIQAVAWHLRDMPEFDANDPEVGLVHRIDKDTSGLLVVAKTPTAKTALGKQFFNKTTHRSYNALVWGNIVEDEGRIEGNIGRDPKNRLRMKVFDPDSGIGKTAVTHYKVLERFGYTTLVQCVLETGRTHQIRAHMKHIGHPLFMDETYGGTEILRGQRSSSYKAFIQNCFKLCPRQALHAKTLGFVHPTTKQQMDFDSEWPNDFRQLIEKWRGFIAGTTQDTFKNI, encoded by the coding sequence ATGGAGGAAGGAACCGCTGCTTCTGGTGAAGGAGGAGATGAACTCTATGAGCACTGGAAGGTTCAGGTGGATGCTAACCAGGATCCGGTGCGTATCGATAAGTACCTGGCTGATAAGATGGCCTATCAGAGCCGTAACCGTATTCAGCAGGCTGCTGATGCCGGATTCATCCATGTCAATGGTAAACCGGTAAAGAGCAACTATAAGGTGCGCCCTAATGATCTGGTTACTCTGATGCTCGACCGTCCTCGTCATGAAACGAGTATCAAACCTGAAGAAATCGCTATCAATGTGGTTTATGAAGACGACCAGCTGATGGTGGTTAACAAGGAAGCCGGTATGGTGGTGCATCCGGGTGCGGGCAACTTTCATGGAACCTTGATTCAGGCGGTAGCCTGGCATTTAAGGGATATGCCTGAGTTTGATGCCAATGATCCGGAAGTGGGCTTGGTGCATCGCATCGATAAAGATACCAGCGGACTGCTCGTTGTGGCAAAGACTCCTACGGCAAAGACCGCATTGGGTAAGCAGTTCTTCAACAAGACTACCCATCGCAGTTACAATGCGCTCGTTTGGGGCAATATTGTAGAAGATGAAGGTCGCATAGAAGGCAATATCGGCCGTGATCCGAAGAACCGCCTCCGTATGAAGGTCTTCGATCCGGACAGCGGAATAGGCAAGACGGCGGTTACGCATTACAAGGTGTTGGAACGTTTCGGTTATACCACCTTGGTGCAGTGTGTGCTTGAAACGGGCCGTACCCATCAGATTCGTGCCCACATGAAGCATATCGGTCATCCGCTCTTTATGGACGAAACGTATGGCGGAACAGAGATTCTGAGAGGTCAGCGCAGTAGCAGCTACAAGGCATTTATCCAGAACTGCTTCAAACTCTGTCCGCGTCAGGCTCTCCATGCCAAGACACTCGGTTTCGTGCATCCTACAACCAAGCAGCAGATGGATTTTGACAGTGAGTGGCCAAATGATTTTAGACAATTAATAGAAAAGTGGCGCGGCTTCATCGCTGGCACCACACAAGATACATTCAAAAATATTTAG
- a CDS encoding 1-acyl-sn-glycerol-3-phosphate acyltransferase, with translation MNIPQEFDTIRPWEPEDLPEVFDRLLSNDQFKQVLAYLYPQVPFEMIAQKLKACKTNLDFQLAFAYDFVHGILKKAATGCEMDCTSLDNTRNYTFISNHRDIVLDSAILDVLLVDNGFKTTCEIAIGDNLLSLPWVKDLVRVNKAFIVERALSMRQMLMSSKRLSDYMHFAIKEKNENIWIAQREGRAKDSNDRTQKSILQMMSMGGEGSIIDRLKQLHLVPLSISYEYDPCDFLKAKEFQQKRDNADWKKGPMDDLVSMQTGIFGYKGHVHYHAAPCLDDYLDSLDPDMPKQDIYNKVAAYMDEQIFKNYRLYPGNYVALDLLENSTAHQAEYTAEDKAKFEKYMAGQLAKIDLPNKDEAYLRERILEMYANPVRNYLAAQ, from the coding sequence ATGAATATCCCTCAAGAATTTGATACCATCCGTCCTTGGGAGCCTGAAGATCTCCCAGAGGTATTCGACCGTTTGCTTTCAAACGATCAGTTTAAACAAGTGCTTGCCTATCTCTATCCACAAGTACCTTTTGAGATGATTGCCCAGAAGTTGAAGGCATGTAAGACCAATCTGGATTTCCAGCTGGCTTTTGCTTACGATTTTGTTCATGGCATTCTGAAGAAGGCAGCAACAGGCTGCGAGATGGATTGCACATCGCTCGATAATACCCGTAATTATACTTTCATCAGTAATCACCGTGATATCGTGCTCGATTCAGCCATCCTCGATGTCCTTCTTGTCGATAATGGTTTTAAGACCACCTGTGAGATAGCCATCGGTGATAATCTCCTTTCTCTTCCTTGGGTCAAGGACCTGGTACGTGTCAACAAGGCGTTTATCGTAGAGCGTGCCCTGAGCATGCGCCAGATGCTGATGTCGAGCAAGCGCCTCTCTGACTATATGCATTTCGCCATCAAGGAGAAGAACGAGAACATCTGGATAGCCCAGCGCGAGGGTAGAGCCAAGGACAGTAATGACCGCACCCAGAAGAGTATTCTGCAGATGATGTCGATGGGCGGTGAGGGCAGCATTATCGACCGCCTGAAACAACTTCATCTCGTACCGCTCTCTATCAGTTACGAATATGATCCATGCGATTTTCTGAAGGCAAAGGAGTTCCAGCAGAAGCGCGATAATGCCGATTGGAAGAAGGGACCAATGGATGACCTGGTAAGCATGCAGACCGGTATCTTCGGTTATAAGGGTCATGTGCATTATCATGCAGCCCCATGTCTTGATGATTATCTGGACAGTCTTGATCCTGATATGCCTAAGCAGGATATATATAATAAGGTAGCCGCCTACATGGATGAGCAGATATTCAAGAACTACCGCCTCTATCCGGGCAACTATGTGGCTCTTGATTTGCTTGAAAACTCAACTGCTCATCAGGCAGAATATACTGCCGAAGATAAGGCAAAATTTGAAAAATATATGGCTGGTCAGCTTGCGAAAATTGACCTTCCAAATAAGGATGAAGCTTACTTGAGAGAGAGAATTCTCGAGATGTATGCCAATCCTGTACGTAATTACCTTGCTGCTCAATAG
- a CDS encoding TolB family protein: protein MKYKNILYSAMAGILLLASCAQTHENAEQVDHLPNMYPDYADVTIPVNIAPLNFEIRDKNLTNIETTLTIEGADANDAANTLTATSNSQNLKFDMNNWKAFLQKAVGKNIKVQIYSKSNEGEWTAFKPFTWQVVGDSLDAYLTYRLIEPDYEVWNKIQIKQRCIENWQEKILADHNLQENRCMNCHAFGNQNPNLSIVYIRGEGGGAILNRNGKLRKLNLKNANMISSSVYYGFSPSGKYVTFSTNIIIPAFHANADKRLEVYDSKSDVYVADLDNNRIISSPLTSDSTHLETFPTFSPDGKYVYYCAADRKGLESTNLKGLKYSLVRIPFDEKTGSFGTNIDTLYKERSVCHPKISPDGRYCLFTVADYGTFPIWHPEADLYMMDLQTGKLDSLSIVNSEKSDTYHSWSHTGRWFVFASKRDDGLYGKPYFCYVDRQGKAHKPFVLPQKEPTFYDDCLKSFNIPELSRGPVPFDAIDIENVMKQEAEKFK, encoded by the coding sequence ATGAAATACAAGAATATCCTATACAGTGCCATGGCGGGCATACTGTTGCTCGCATCATGTGCCCAGACTCACGAGAATGCTGAGCAGGTAGACCATCTGCCCAACATGTATCCCGACTATGCCGATGTAACGATTCCGGTCAATATCGCTCCTCTCAACTTCGAGATACGCGACAAGAACCTTACCAACATCGAAACCACACTCACGATTGAGGGAGCAGATGCCAACGATGCAGCCAACACTCTTACTGCCACCAGCAACAGCCAGAATCTGAAGTTTGATATGAACAACTGGAAGGCTTTCCTGCAAAAGGCTGTGGGCAAGAATATCAAAGTTCAGATATATTCAAAGAGCAATGAGGGAGAATGGACGGCGTTCAAACCCTTCACCTGGCAGGTAGTGGGCGACAGTCTGGATGCTTATCTCACCTACCGACTGATAGAACCCGATTACGAAGTATGGAACAAGATACAGATTAAGCAGCGCTGCATAGAGAATTGGCAGGAGAAGATTCTCGCCGACCACAATCTGCAGGAAAACCGCTGTATGAACTGTCATGCTTTTGGCAACCAGAATCCCAACCTCAGTATTGTATATATAAGAGGTGAAGGCGGAGGAGCCATTCTTAACCGCAATGGCAAGCTGCGCAAGCTGAACCTGAAGAACGCCAACATGATTTCTTCAAGTGTATATTATGGTTTCAGTCCATCGGGCAAATACGTCACCTTCTCTACCAACATCATCATTCCAGCCTTTCATGCCAACGCCGACAAGCGACTGGAAGTATATGATTCGAAGAGCGATGTATATGTAGCCGATCTAGACAACAACCGCATCATCTCCTCACCGCTTACCTCCGACAGTACACATCTGGAGACATTTCCTACTTTCTCACCGGACGGGAAATACGTTTATTACTGCGCAGCCGACAGGAAGGGACTTGAAAGTACGAATCTGAAGGGATTGAAATATTCGCTGGTGCGCATCCCATTCGATGAAAAGACCGGGAGTTTCGGAACCAATATAGATACTCTTTACAAGGAGCGTTCTGTCTGCCATCCTAAGATAAGTCCTGACGGCAGATACTGTCTCTTTACGGTAGCCGATTACGGCACCTTCCCTATCTGGCATCCCGAGGCAGACCTCTATATGATGGACTTGCAGACAGGAAAACTGGATAGCCTCAGCATCGTGAACAGCGAGAAGAGCGATACCTACCACAGCTGGTCGCATACCGGCAGATGGTTTGTCTTTGCCAGCAAGCGTGACGACGGACTTTACGGCAAGCCTTACTTCTGCTATGTAGACCGCCAGGGCAAGGCTCACAAGCCTTTCGTTCTTCCACAGAAGGAACCAACCTTCTACGATGATTGTCTGAAGAGTTTCAACATACCGGAGTTGAGCCGAGGCCCCGTTCCATTCGATGCCATCGATATAGAGAATGTGATGAAGCAAGAAGCTGAAAAGTTCAAATAA